From one Triticum urartu cultivar G1812 chromosome 3, Tu2.1, whole genome shotgun sequence genomic stretch:
- the LOC125549515 gene encoding uncharacterized protein LOC125549515, producing MAAKRQAGWCLLAVVLVVTLAVASAQPGVGGSGRKGKVKVPPGKFETVTFAKNNKRKYEVACTDNRGPPCVVSCPKTCPNKCLAFCEYCMTFCMCDMFPGTSCGDPRFTGGDGNTFYFHGKKDQDFCVVSDKDIHINAHFIGNHNPDMKRDFTWVQALGVTFVHGGADHRLYVGAKKVVEWDEEEDHVQITLDGVPVEVEAGKNAQWVSRAMPGLSVTRTDTVNTVVVELDGVFSISANAVPITDEDSRIHNYGKTEKDSLVHLDLGFKFHTITNGVDGVLGQTYRSDYISKVNVTAKMPIMGGAPKYLSASLFSTDCAVSRFHRNGDAAIETFAS from the exons atggcggcgaagCGGCAGGCAGGCTGGTGCTTGCTGGCCGTCGTTCTGGTAGTGACGCTGGCGGTGGCGTCGGCGCAGCCCGGAGTGGGCGGGTCGGGAAGGAAAGGCAAGGTGAAGGTGCCGCCGGGCAAGTTCGAGACGGTGACGTTCGCCAAGAACAACAAGCGCAAGTACGAGGTGGCCTGCACCGACAACCGTGGCCCGCCCTGCGTCGTCTCCTGCCCCAAGACCTGCCCCAACAAGTGCCTCGCCTTCTGCGAGTACTGCATGACCTTCTGCA TGTGCGACATGTTCCCGGGCACGTCGTGCGGGGACCCACGCTTCACGGGCGGCGACGGCAACACCTTCTACTTCCACGGCAAGAAAGACCAGGACTTCTGCGTCGTCTCTGACAAGGACATCCACATCAACGCGCACTTCATTGGCAACCACAACCCCGATATGAAGCGTGACTTCACGTGGGTGCAGGCCCTCGGTGTCACCTTCGTCCACGGCGGCGCCGACCACCGCCTCTACGTAGGTGCCAAGAAGGTCGTCGAGtgggacgaggaggaggaccATGTTCAGATCACCCTCGACGGGGTGCCCGTGGAGGTGGAGGCCGGCAAGAATGCCCAATGGGTCTCTAGGGCCATGCCGGGGCTCTCCGTCACTCGCACTGACACGGTGAACACCGTCGTCGTGGAGCTCGACGGCGTGTTCAGCATCTCGGCCAACGCCGTGCCCATCACTGATGAGGACTCCCGGATCCACAACTATGGGAAGACCGAGAAGGACAGCCTCGTGCACCTTGACCTCGGGTTCAAGTTCCACACCATTACTAATGGCGTGGACGGTGTGCTCGGCCAGACCTACCGCTCCGACTACATCAGCAAGGTCAACGTCACGGCCAAGATGCCCATCATGGGCGGCGCACCCAAGTACCTCTCGGCCAGCCTCTTCTCCACAGACTGCGCCGTCTCCCGGTTCCACCGTAACGGTGACGCGGCCATCGAGACGTTCGCCTCATAA